Within the Halopelagius inordinatus genome, the region CGCGACGAAAACCAGCAGTACCTCCGCGAGATTGGCCGACAAGAGGTAGGCGACGAATTTCCACACGTTGTCGAAGATGGTCCGCCCGCGCCGGATGGCGTTCTTGATGGTCGCGTAGTTGTCGTCGAGGAGAACGATGTCGCTGGCTTGCTTAGCGACGTCCGTGCCCCGGATGCCCATGGCGATGCCGACGTCGGCGTTCTTGAGTGCGGGCGCGTCGTTGACGCCGTCGCCCGTCATCGCGACCGTCCGTCCCCCTTTTTGTAGCGCGCGCAGAATGCGCACCTTGTGGCTTGGCGTCGCCCGCGCGTAGATATCCACGTCTTTGACGCGTTCGCGCAGTTCGGCGTCGTCCATCGCGTCCAGTTCCGGACCGGTCAGGACGTCGGATTCGATGCCGACCTCGCGTCCGATTGCCCGCGCAGTCCGACGATTGTCGCCCGTGATCATCTTCACGTCGATACCCGCGGCGTAGGTTTCGGTAATCGCGTCTGCGACCTCGGGTCGGGCGGGGTCGATGAGTCCCTGGAGGCCGATGAACACGAGGTTCTCCTCGGGACCGCCACCGTCGTCAGTCGACTTGTCGGCAAACGCGAGGACGCGCAGGGCGTCGTCGGCGAACGTTTCGGTCCGCTCTCGAATCCGCGTTCGAGTCGCCTCGTCTAACTCTACGACGCCGTCGGCGGTCAAGACGCGTGTCGACCGCTCCAAGACGACTTCGGGAGCGCCCTTCACGCGGATGCGGTCGGGATGAACGGTCGCCATCCGCTTGCGGTCCGACGAGAAGGGCACTTCGTCCTCCCGGGGGAAATCGTTTCGGAGCGCGTCGACGTCGATACCCGCTTCGATGGCGGCCTGACGCAAGGCCCGCTCGGTCGGTTCGCCGCGCTCGTCGTCGGCGTCGTTGCACAGCGCCCCGACCCGGAGCAGGGTTCCGACGCGGTCGTCTTCCGGGTCGAACGCGCCGTCTATCACCTCGTCGTGGACCCAGAGGCGAGCAACGTGCATCTCCCCCTCGGTGAGCGTCCCGGTCTTGTCCGTGCAGACGACGTCTACCGAACCGAGTGACTCGACGGCCGGGAGGGTCCGGACGAGCGCGTTCTCGTCGGCCATCTGCTGGACGCCCAGCGCCAGCGTCAACGTGACGACCGCCGGCAAGCCCTCGGGGATGGCGGCGACAGCCAGCGAGATGGCCGTCAGCGCCGCAGACAACAGAGCAGTCCCGCGAAACACCAAGAACGGAACCACGAGCGCCGAGAGGACGACAACGCCGATTCCGAGCCGTCGACCGAGACGGTCCAAGTCCCGCTGGAGTGGCGTCTGGCGCGTCTCGGCCGCCGCGAGTTCGGTCGCGATAGCCCCCATCTCGGTGGCCATGCCCGTCTCGACGACGACCGCCTCGCCCCGACCGCGAGTGACCGTCGTGCCCCGGTAGATCATATTCTCACGCTCGGCCAGCGGCGTCTCACTGTCGAGTTCCTCCGAGCGTTTCTCGACGGGAACGCTCTCGCCGGTCAGAGGTGCCTCGTCGACCTGCAGGCTCGCCGACTCGACGGTTCGAGCATCTGCCGGGACCGCGTCGCCCTGTTCGAGCACCAGCACGTCCCCGGGTACGACCTCCCCGATATCGACCTCCTGTCGCGTCCCGTCTCGGTGAACCGTCACGGTCGGGGCGGCCAGTTCCCGAAGCGCTTCGAGACTCCGTTCGGCGCGGTACTCTTGGACGAACCCGAAGACGCCGTTGGCGAACAGGATAACCGTGATGAGGACGGCGTCGACGACGTGCCCGACCGCGACCGACAGCACCGCGGCGCCCACGAGGACGAGTACCAAACCGCTGGAAAACTGCGAGACGAGAACATCGAGGGGTCCTTTGCCTTCCTCGCTCGTTATCTCGTTAGCGCCGAACTCCTCGAACCGCCGTCGGGCCTCCTCGGTCGAGAGACCGTCAGCATCGCTGGCCACGTCCTCGAATACGACGTCGAGAGGTCGGTCGTGCCAGGCCATAGGTCACCCGGGTAAAACCATGTTCAGAAACGCAACGACGATACCGGCCAGACCCATCCGGGCACCGGCCACGATCCAGTTCTGTTCAGATATATCGGCGAGGTACGCACCGAACACGAAGAGGATGGATACGGCGACGCCGACGGAGGCCAGCGTGGCCCCGCGCATGCTCAAGAGCGACTCTTCGAGGAGGAACGGAATCATCGGGAACACGACGCC harbors:
- a CDS encoding cation-translocating P-type ATPase, encoding MAWHDRPLDVVFEDVASDADGLSTEEARRRFEEFGANEITSEEGKGPLDVLVSQFSSGLVLVLVGAAVLSVAVGHVVDAVLITVILFANGVFGFVQEYRAERSLEALRELAAPTVTVHRDGTRQEVDIGEVVPGDVLVLEQGDAVPADARTVESASLQVDEAPLTGESVPVEKRSEELDSETPLAERENMIYRGTTVTRGRGEAVVVETGMATEMGAIATELAAAETRQTPLQRDLDRLGRRLGIGVVVLSALVVPFLVFRGTALLSAALTAISLAVAAIPEGLPAVVTLTLALGVQQMADENALVRTLPAVESLGSVDVVCTDKTGTLTEGEMHVARLWVHDEVIDGAFDPEDDRVGTLLRVGALCNDADDERGEPTERALRQAAIEAGIDVDALRNDFPREDEVPFSSDRKRMATVHPDRIRVKGAPEVVLERSTRVLTADGVVELDEATRTRIRERTETFADDALRVLAFADKSTDDGGGPEENLVFIGLQGLIDPARPEVADAITETYAAGIDVKMITGDNRRTARAIGREVGIESDVLTGPELDAMDDAELRERVKDVDIYARATPSHKVRILRALQKGGRTVAMTGDGVNDAPALKNADVGIAMGIRGTDVAKQASDIVLLDDNYATIKNAIRRGRTIFDNVWKFVAYLLSANLAEVLLVFVASLFGYLVLPAVQLLWINLLTDGLPALALGADSASGDVMRREPRESAGGIIDRPMTALIGGVGLTTTVVLLGVMFLTLNGAPEVTPYVMTMVFTGFVVFEFAKLYVVRWSRGTPPLTNRWLAGAVVASFALHLSVLYTPLNQYFGTVPLGIDDWVRLLAALAVAVPGFIGVAWYVRRTTREHWTTQNRTGDEPGRREDDERPRETTERGRDVR